Proteins from one Streptomyces sp. NBC_00390 genomic window:
- the urtE gene encoding urea ABC transporter ATP-binding subunit UrtE produces the protein MLQIHDVRAGYDRSPVLHGVTLSVPENKVAVVLGHNGAGKSTLLRAAMGLLRPKSGTVLLDGEDITRLAPHRRVARGIAYVPQGQQSFPHLTTAENLHLVADGRPDGKSAIADALDLFPVLRELTGRRAGLLSGGQRQQLAIARALITRPRLLLLDEPTEGIQPSVVTEIEETILAVTRRGGMSVLLVEQHVGFAMRAAERYYVLEAGRITSSGEGGTGAEQTVRTALSV, from the coding sequence ATGCTGCAGATCCACGACGTCCGGGCCGGCTACGACCGCTCTCCCGTCCTGCACGGCGTGACGCTGTCGGTTCCCGAGAACAAGGTCGCGGTGGTCCTCGGTCACAACGGGGCGGGCAAGAGCACCCTGTTGCGGGCGGCCATGGGACTGCTCAGGCCGAAGAGCGGAACGGTGCTGCTCGACGGCGAGGACATCACCCGTCTCGCCCCGCACCGGCGAGTCGCGCGCGGCATCGCATACGTACCCCAGGGCCAGCAGTCCTTCCCGCACCTCACCACGGCCGAGAACCTCCACCTCGTCGCGGACGGGCGGCCCGACGGAAAGTCGGCGATCGCCGACGCCCTGGATCTCTTCCCCGTACTGCGCGAACTCACCGGCCGGCGGGCCGGACTGCTCTCCGGTGGCCAGCGTCAGCAGCTCGCCATCGCCCGAGCGCTCATCACCCGTCCGAGACTGCTGCTCCTCGACGAGCCGACAGAGGGAATCCAGCCCTCTGTCGTGACCGAGATCGAGGAGACGATCCTCGCCGTGACCCGGCGCGGCGGAATGTCCGTGCTGCTCGTCGAGCAGCACGTCGGCTTCGCCATGCGTGCCGCGGAGCGCTACTACGTCCTGGAGGCGGGGCGCATCACCTCGTCCGGGGAAGGGGGAACCGGCGCGGAGCAGACCGTTCGGACGGCGCTCAGCGTGTGA
- the urtC gene encoding urea ABC transporter permease subunit UrtC codes for MTTSVIPPASAPDSAEAVPASPLRRLRVPGGFALGAVLLLGVAPLALSDFRLALLAKYLCWAMVAVGVSLAWGRGGMLVLGQGVFFGLGGYAMAMHLKLTDAAAGPGGGPGALPDFMQLYGTGEALPWWWRPFADPAFALAATVLLPMAVAALLGFLVFRRGVRGAYFAILSQALAAALAIWLVGQQATTGGTNGLTDFQGFFGYDLDDPVNQRMIYFIIAVCLLLLMAAARALFVSRYGELLVAVRDSEERVRFLGYNPAHVKLVAYVVAAGMTGLAGALFVPAVGIISPALIGVVPSIGFVIGAAVGGRASLLGAVLGAIAVAWAQSTLSDAFPGAWTYLQGLLFVVALGFLPGGLVSLGAVLRSRRTRTRTRTRTGE; via the coding sequence ATGACGACATCCGTGATTCCCCCGGCCTCGGCCCCCGACTCGGCCGAGGCCGTCCCCGCTTCACCCCTGCGGCGACTGCGGGTCCCCGGCGGATTCGCCCTCGGTGCCGTACTCCTGCTCGGCGTGGCGCCGCTCGCCCTGTCCGACTTCCGGCTCGCACTCCTCGCCAAGTACCTGTGCTGGGCGATGGTCGCCGTCGGCGTCAGTCTGGCCTGGGGCCGTGGCGGCATGCTCGTCCTCGGCCAGGGCGTCTTCTTCGGTCTCGGCGGCTACGCCATGGCCATGCACCTCAAGCTCACCGACGCCGCGGCGGGGCCGGGCGGCGGTCCGGGCGCGCTGCCCGACTTCATGCAGCTGTACGGAACCGGTGAGGCCCTGCCCTGGTGGTGGCGGCCCTTCGCCGACCCGGCCTTCGCGCTCGCCGCGACCGTGCTGCTGCCGATGGCGGTCGCCGCCCTGCTCGGATTCCTCGTCTTCCGCCGCGGGGTGCGCGGTGCGTACTTCGCGATCCTCAGCCAGGCGCTCGCCGCTGCCCTCGCCATCTGGCTGGTCGGACAGCAGGCGACCACCGGCGGCACCAACGGACTCACCGACTTCCAGGGCTTCTTCGGGTACGACCTCGACGACCCCGTCAACCAGCGGATGATCTACTTCATCATCGCCGTCTGCCTGCTGTTGCTGATGGCCGCCGCCCGCGCGCTGTTCGTCAGCCGGTACGGCGAACTCCTCGTCGCCGTACGGGACTCCGAGGAACGGGTCCGCTTCCTCGGTTACAACCCCGCCCATGTCAAGCTCGTGGCGTATGTCGTCGCGGCGGGCATGACCGGCCTCGCCGGTGCGCTGTTCGTGCCGGCCGTCGGCATCATCTCGCCCGCTCTGATCGGCGTCGTACCGTCCATCGGGTTCGTCATCGGCGCGGCCGTCGGCGGCCGGGCGTCGCTGCTGGGCGCGGTGCTCGGCGCGATCGCGGTGGCCTGGGCACAGAGCACACTGTCCGACGCCTTTCCCGGCGCGTGGACGTACCTCCAAGGGCTGCTGTTCGTCGTGGCGCTCGGCTTCCTGCCGGGTGGCCTCGTGTCACTGGGCGCCGTTCTGCGCAGTCGCCGTACCCGTACCCGTACCCGTACCCGTACAGGAGAGTGA
- a CDS encoding SAM-dependent methyltransferase: protein MRRESWRPDAIDTKVPSVARMYDYLLGGDDNYQSDREACEQLLQQVPSTKVLAVNNRRFLQRVVRLLASEYGVRQFIDHGSGLPTQDNVHQVAQAVDPASRVVYVDNDPIVLAHGRALLEENDRTAVIHADMRDTDVIFGHEETTKLIDFSRPVAALFVSVLHCIPDESDPAGLVRQVAQRLAPGSFLVVCQLVSDRPDIRKFVTDFMAEATGGHWGRVREEHEVTEYFNGLEILEPGLVEVSTWRPDSDLAPTQLTDEWIEWGGVARIP from the coding sequence ATGCGACGCGAGTCGTGGCGCCCGGACGCCATCGACACGAAGGTGCCCAGCGTGGCACGAATGTACGACTACTTGCTGGGAGGCGACGACAACTACCAGTCCGACCGCGAGGCCTGTGAGCAGCTGCTGCAGCAGGTTCCCAGCACCAAGGTGCTGGCGGTCAACAACCGCCGTTTCCTGCAGCGCGTGGTGCGCCTGCTGGCCAGCGAGTACGGCGTGCGCCAGTTCATCGACCACGGCTCCGGTCTCCCGACCCAGGACAACGTCCACCAGGTCGCCCAGGCCGTGGATCCGGCCTCACGCGTGGTGTACGTCGACAACGACCCGATCGTGCTGGCCCATGGCCGGGCTCTGCTGGAGGAGAACGACCGCACCGCCGTCATCCACGCCGACATGCGGGACACCGACGTCATCTTCGGTCACGAGGAGACGACGAAGCTGATCGATTTCAGCCGACCGGTCGCGGCCCTGTTCGTATCGGTGCTGCACTGCATTCCTGACGAATCGGACCCGGCAGGGCTCGTCCGTCAGGTCGCCCAACGCCTCGCGCCGGGAAGCTTCCTCGTGGTCTGCCAGCTCGTCAGCGACCGTCCGGACATCCGGAAGTTCGTCACCGACTTCATGGCAGAGGCCACCGGGGGCCACTGGGGACGGGTACGCGAGGAACACGAGGTGACCGAGTACTTCAACGGGCTCGAGATCCTGGAGCCCGGCCTGGTGGAAGTGTCGACCTGGCGGCCCGACTCCGACCTCGCGCCCACACAGCTGACCGATGAATGGATCGAGTGGGGTGGCGTCGCCAGGATCCCGTGA
- a CDS encoding carbohydrate-binding module family 20 domain-containing protein: MRSSSRKRHVLGRPALLSLLLVAVVQTGPAHASAAGGGVPSTFRAATSTSWGQQVFVTGDAEALGAWDPALALPLDAAAYPTWSGETALPAGTAVQYKYFIRNPDGSVIWEEGLNRTLTPWADSPVTTTDRFRFSSDTPASGTAPTCVTSSSGWRYTFVRNDCGTPYELQVIYRDGSESGCRHVAPGSEATFPGYGTRANHPVAIHHC; the protein is encoded by the coding sequence GTGCGCAGTTCATCCAGAAAGAGGCATGTGCTCGGCCGGCCGGCGTTGCTCTCGCTCCTGCTGGTAGCCGTCGTCCAGACGGGCCCGGCCCATGCCTCGGCAGCCGGGGGCGGCGTTCCGTCGACGTTCCGTGCCGCGACGTCGACCAGCTGGGGCCAGCAGGTGTTCGTCACCGGCGACGCGGAGGCTCTGGGAGCCTGGGATCCGGCGCTGGCCCTGCCCCTCGACGCGGCCGCGTATCCGACGTGGTCGGGCGAGACCGCGCTCCCGGCCGGCACGGCCGTCCAGTACAAGTACTTCATCAGGAACCCGGACGGCTCGGTGATCTGGGAGGAGGGCCTGAACCGCACCCTCACACCCTGGGCGGACTCGCCCGTGACCACTACCGACCGCTTCCGATTCTCGTCGGACACCCCTGCGTCCGGTACGGCGCCGACATGCGTCACCTCCAGCAGCGGCTGGCGGTACACATTCGTCCGCAACGACTGCGGCACACCGTACGAGTTGCAGGTGATCTACCGGGACGGCAGCGAGAGCGGGTGCCGCCACGTGGCTCCGGGGTCCGAGGCGACGTTCCCCGGGTACGGAACCCGCGCGAATCACCCGGTGGCGATCCACCACTGCTGA
- a CDS encoding helix-turn-helix domain-containing protein: MAAVVPSPSLFVESLGAVESNPTALKLILGGKLRELRVGAGLDPSAVDTRLGFSRSKTSRIELGRHGCKPADAAALLSLYGVSDEERVAEFMRLVEQSRRPDWWRSFSDVLSDFFAPLVALEGAAATIRTYEPFYVPGLLQTPAYARAVIRSGPAHLYPHDVERRVDLRQERQRQLAQPDASRLWALIDESVLMRTVGGAEVMREQLQYLASMMEERRVVLQIAPLDVTASVGVGTGVTYLRFALEELKDAVYIEHLTDSTFSQKPQIVEQYRDMLDRLGACALTPRESIAVIRERLAGL; this comes from the coding sequence TCGAGTCACTGGGGGCGGTCGAGAGCAACCCGACGGCCCTGAAACTGATCCTGGGCGGCAAGTTGCGAGAGCTGCGGGTCGGCGCCGGGCTCGATCCGTCCGCCGTGGACACCAGGCTCGGCTTCTCCCGGTCGAAGACCAGCCGGATCGAGCTGGGACGGCACGGCTGCAAGCCGGCGGACGCCGCGGCTCTGCTGAGCCTGTACGGGGTGAGCGACGAAGAGCGTGTCGCCGAGTTCATGCGGCTTGTGGAGCAGTCTCGCCGACCGGACTGGTGGCGCTCGTTCAGCGATGTGCTGTCCGACTTCTTCGCTCCACTGGTCGCGTTGGAGGGCGCGGCAGCGACCATTCGTACCTACGAGCCGTTCTATGTGCCCGGCCTGCTGCAAACGCCCGCCTACGCCCGGGCGGTCATCCGTTCCGGACCGGCACACCTCTACCCGCATGACGTCGAGCGGCGGGTGGACCTGAGGCAGGAGCGGCAGCGGCAGCTCGCGCAGCCGGACGCATCGCGTCTGTGGGCGCTCATCGACGAGTCCGTACTGATGCGCACGGTCGGCGGAGCGGAGGTGATGCGCGAGCAACTCCAGTATCTCGCCTCGATGATGGAGGAGCGCCGCGTGGTCCTGCAGATCGCCCCACTCGACGTGACCGCCTCGGTCGGTGTCGGCACGGGTGTGACCTACCTGCGCTTCGCGCTGGAGGAGCTCAAGGATGCCGTCTACATCGAGCATCTGACCGACAGTACGTTCAGTCAGAAACCCCAGATCGTCGAGCAGTACCGCGACATGCTGGACCGGCTCGGCGCCTGCGCGCTCACGCCGAGGGAGTCGATCGCGGTGATACGGGAGCGCCTGGCCGGCCTCTGA
- the urtD gene encoding urea ABC transporter ATP-binding protein UrtD, whose amino-acid sequence MNSDKPGDGLSVRDLRVSFDGFTAVDGVNLDVRPGDLRFLIGPNGAGKTTLVDAVSGLVRATGSVRFGGQELIGKAVHRIARLGIGRTFQTATVFEELTVLQNLDIAAGAGRGPLTMLRRRRGVPEPVAEVLQTTGLTGLRDRPAGVLAHGQKQWLEIGMLLVQDVRLLLLDEPVAGMSHEEREATGELLRRVNEDSTRTVVVIEHDMDFMRSFASSVSVLHAGKVLSEGTVTDVQADPRVQEVYLGRASVAEPVPSAQEA is encoded by the coding sequence ATGAACAGCGACAAGCCGGGCGACGGGCTGAGCGTCCGCGATCTGCGGGTGTCGTTCGACGGCTTCACGGCGGTCGACGGCGTGAACCTGGATGTACGCCCGGGCGATCTGCGGTTTCTCATCGGCCCGAACGGTGCCGGGAAGACCACGCTGGTCGACGCGGTCTCCGGGCTGGTGAGGGCCACCGGCTCGGTCCGCTTCGGCGGGCAGGAACTCATCGGCAAGGCGGTGCACAGGATTGCCCGCCTCGGGATCGGGCGTACGTTCCAGACGGCCACGGTCTTCGAAGAGCTGACCGTCCTTCAGAACCTGGACATCGCCGCCGGGGCCGGGCGGGGACCGCTGACCATGCTCCGGCGGCGCAGGGGCGTGCCGGAGCCGGTCGCCGAGGTGCTTCAGACCACCGGGCTGACCGGCCTGCGCGACCGGCCTGCGGGTGTGCTGGCGCACGGCCAGAAGCAGTGGCTGGAGATCGGCATGCTGCTGGTGCAGGACGTACGGCTGCTGCTCCTCGACGAGCCGGTGGCGGGAATGAGCCACGAGGAGCGCGAGGCGACGGGTGAACTTCTGCGACGCGTGAACGAGGACAGTACACGCACGGTCGTCGTCATCGAGCACGACATGGACTTCATGCGGTCCTTCGCGAGCAGCGTCAGCGTGCTGCACGCCGGCAAGGTGCTGAGCGAAGGCACCGTCACCGACGTCCAGGCCGACCCCCGGGTGCAGGAGGTCTACCTCGGCCGCGCCTCCGTTGCCGAACCCGTCCCGTCCGCACAGGAGGCATGA